The genomic region ttggtaagtatgttctctttacttaagacactctcagctagggtttggcactttatgtatttatataaagttctaaatatatgtattgtacttatatttgccatgattcaggtttcagtatatttcctttttgcagactgtcagtttcatatctgggaaatgccttttttaggaaaatttatttcttacctggggtatagtctgttatttaaaatttgcgggcagaattaagcTTGCGAGGGCgcgaaatgccaaagtatattgcgtaatttttggcgcaagatttttttggcgcaaagttacgttagatgacgcaaatttgtaatttccaGCATCTTTGTCggcgccgagtcctttcacaaggttgcgtcttcaatgacacgagtgtgtcatttccggatgttgttagcgccaaaataatttctctgtttgtgcgtcatacttggtgccaaatattttcattattttaaaccccattcctatatgcctcttgccttttttctctatcagagggctatgctgtttgtattttttcccattcctgaaactgccatataaggaaattgataattttgctttatatgttgttttttcctcttacatttgcaagatgtctcaatctgatcctgtctcagaaatcactgttggaaccctgctgactgataacagttctaccaaagctaagtagaTTTGTTGTAATcttgcggagattatatctccagctgtggtttgtaataaattgtcatgataaacttttacatggagAGAATgtgtccattagtaatagtacattgcctgttgctgttcctttaacatctaaatgtacaagatatacctgtgaatttataagaatttattgctgattctattcagaaggctttgtctgccattccgccttctaataaaagtaaaagtcttttaaaatttctcataaagttgatgaaatttcaaatgaccgacaacatactgaattatcctcctctgatgaggatctatctgattcagaagatccttcctcagatattgacactgacaaatctacttatttatttaaaatggagtacatttgttctttgttaaagaagtgttgattatataggatattgaggagactagtcctcttgatattaaaactagtaaacgtttaaattctgtttataaacctcctttggttattccagaggtttttccagttcctgatgctatttctgttatgatttctaaggaattgaataggctggtacttcttttattccttctttaaaggtttttaaaaaagaattgtatccattgccagcagttacatttgagttttgggaaaagatccccaaagttgatggggctatctctactattacttagcgtactactattcctatggaagatagtacttcttttttaagatcctttagataggtaacttgaatcttatctaattaaagcctatttatattcgggtcatcttctcaggcctgcattttctttggctgatgttgcagctgcatcaactttttggttggaaattagcgcaacaagaattggattatgatttgtctagcattgttcgcttgcttcaacatgctaatcagtttatttgtgatgccatttttttcatcaaaattgatgttaaatctatggggcccatttatcaaagggcttgcggacctgatccgacactgcggatcaggtccgcaagacctcgctaaatgcggagagcaatacgctctccacatttaacattgcaccagcagctcacaagagctgctggtgcaacgccgccccctgctgactcgcggccaatcggccgccagcagggagctgtcaatcaacccgatcgtattcgatcgggttgatttccggcggttcctgtccgcctgctcagagcaggcggacagggttatgaagcagcggtctttagaccgctgcttcataacttgtgtttctggcgagtctgaagactcgccagaaacacggcccttcaagttccatacggagcttgataaatgggcctgtatgtctttagctattttatctagaagagttttgtggcttaaatcttggaatactgacatgacttcaaagtccagattgctatctctttctttccaaggtaataagttatttggttctcagttgaatttgattatctcaactgtcactgggggaagggagttttttgccttaggataagacaagggtaaatctaaatcttctaaacgttttcgttcctttcgactaaataaggaacagaaacctattccttccccaaggaatctgtttccaattggaaattttcttcaaattgaattaaatccaagccttttaaggaaccaaagccagcccctaagtccacatgtaggtgcggccctcattccagctcagctgctagggggcagattaagatttctcaggggtacagaataggattcagagtaagacctcctgttagaagatattttctctcacacattccagcaaatccagtaaaggctcaggctttcctgaagtgtgtttcaggtcTGAAGTTTCAGGGTAATcacgccagttccgtttcaggaacagggtttggggttttattcaaatctattctgaCATTttgttgaatcattatgtaagagtaccaactttcaaaatggtgattataaggactattctgccttttgttcagtgagggcattatttgtccaccatagacttacagggtgtatatcttcatattctgattcatccagttcattttcagtttctgagattctcttttctagacaagttttaccaatttgtcgctcttccttttggcttagcgacagttctaagaatcttttctaaggttcttggtgccctactctctgtaatcagagagtgggatattgcagtgtttccttatttggatgatttcttggtattagctcagtctttatattctgcagaatcttacacgaatcaactagtgttgtttcttcaaaaacatggttggaggatcaatttactaaaaagttctttgattcctcagacaaggatcacctttttaggtttccagatggattcagtgtccatgactctgtctctaacagacaagagacgttttgaattggttgcagcctgtcggaaccttcagtctcagtcattcccttcagtagctatgtgcatggaagttttaggtctcatgactgcagcatcggacgttatccccttttgctcgttttcatatgagacctctccagctttgtgtgctgaaccaatgatgcagggttttttcaaggatatcacaatttatatccttaaatcccaatgttcgactatctctgacttggtggttaaatcaccatcgtatagttctaggtgCCTCTTTTGTTCATCTAACCTGGACCgttatctcaacagatgcgagtctttcaggttggggagttgtttggggatctctgacagtgcaaggggtttggaaatctcaagaggtgagcttaccaatcaatattttggaactccgtgcaattttcagggctcttcagatttggcctctgatgaagagagaactgttcatttgttttcagataatatcacaactgtggcatttgtcaatcatcaggatgggactcatagtccttaagctatgaaaaaagtatcccggatacttgcttgggtgtattccagctcctgtctaatttctgtggttcatatcccaggtatagacaattgggaagcagattattattttttttttttttaaatttttattattttcttatatcaACAATACAAAGTTCAGATACATAGTTGCTTTACATCTCATATATAAAAGGAAGAACACGGAAGGGAAGatcctttacaagagaaaaacattTGAACCGCACAGTCATTCCTTcccaaataaaatacatttatcctTAGTCATTACCTTAGGGGATACAAATAATTCGATTGATATGAATTGTATAGTCATTACCCATagatttaataaatggaccccaaacaTTAAAGAATTTATCTACTTTGAAAGGGCAAAACTTTTTATAGTCATATGCTTCAAGAATGCCTTCTTTCAACATTGCTTTCTTAAGCTGACTAACATTTGGAGAGCTTCTATAGATCCAGCAGGAAAAGATCAGTGATCTTGTTtttattatcactttatgtacaaatCTATTATTTCCCTCCCATAAAGGTGAATGTGTAAGGAAGAAAACATTTACTGCTGATAGTTTAATATCTAATTTTAGTATGCTAGAAAGCAAGAAACCCACTTTCAACCACAGTTGGAATTGTTTAGGGCATTCATATACCAAGTGGAGTAAATCCGGTTTAGTTCTTGAGCATTTAATACACTTATTCTCCACCTCTTTATTCCACTTACAAACTCTATTCGGAGTTAAATAATCTTGATGCATAAGTCTAAAATGCGATTCCCTTCCTGCCATTGAGTTCTCCAATTTATATATTGTCCCCAAACTAATTTGTATGATTTTATCTTCTCTGCAGATAGGTATACTCTTTTCCCATTTATTATAAAGATCTTCTAATTGCCTTGACTTAAACCCATTTAGAAGTGTTTCATAGATAACTGAGAGTGGCCTCTGCCTGATTTTTGGATGATCCAATAGAGGATGAGACTGGAAGAATAGATCAGAGTCCTGGTAAAGAAATGACCTTAAATAATGTTttgcttgtataaaataaaatctatcctTACCAGGGATTTGATAGAGCCTTTGAATTTCCTCAAATTTAAGTATTTGTTTAGTCTTCCAGTTACATAAATGTCCTAAGTTGGATACTCCACAGTCTCCCCAGCGCTGAAATGTTGAATAGTTTAGGCCCGGAATAAATTGGGAGTTCCCCACCAATGGTACCCATCTGGAATACACtttcttttttattgatataattttcATAGCTGCAGTCCAAGCAGCCAGAATGTCTTTCAACATAGGATGTTGATATAtttccctccctctttctttgttagatgcatacaaaacaaattctaatgccagtgatttacatAGTCTTCTATCTAATGAACAATTTGTATAGATATTAGAGTGGAAAATCCAGTCCAATGGGAACCGCAGTAAAGTGGCATAGTTATATAGTAACAAATTGGGCAAAGCTAAACCCCCACTAATAAAGGGTAGGTATAGTTTATCCATCTTAATTCTGGGTCTCCTACCTCGCCAAATAAAGTATCGAAGAGCTTTCGTGAACTTATTCAGATCATATTGTTTAATTAATAAAGGAAACATACGCAAAGTATAAAGTATCTTTGGGAGGATAAACATCTTATACGCTGCCACTCTCCCTGAAAGGGAGAGTGGCAGGTTTACCCAGTTTTTAAGTTTCTCTATACAGTGATTTAAAGCATACACTGTGTTATCCCTATACCAATTTTGAGGGGAAGAGGAtagatatatacctaaatactttaAAGTACCCGTTTCTACAAATGGGTAAgccacatttgtttttgtttttttaagccatAAAATACTAGACTtggaaaagtttattttatatcctgagacctTACCATATATCTCTAACTGAGAGATCACTTCATTAGTTTGATCTGATACACATAGTAAAAGGTCATCCGCAAAGATAGATAACTGAAATATCTCCTCATCCAGTCTACAGCCTAGTACTTTCCTCCTGAGTTTCATAGCCAGGGGTTCAAGTACCAAGTCAAAAAGCAGTGGTTTAAAAAGTTACCTCTAAGGCCAAAATTAAGCAGTGTCTGCTGGAGAAAGACCCActcaaccctgtcgaaggccttctccgcgtctaatgaCAGGAGAAAGGCCTCCGGCAGCGCGTCGCCCCCCCCCAGCATCCTCTTCAGCATATTGACAAATAACATGTTGAATTCTTCTAATATTCATTTCGGAGGTTCTCCCCttaacaaaccccacttggtccctATGAATTAGGTTTGGAAGGATATCCTTTAATCTCTCTGCTATTATCGGGAAgcagattatttcagccgtcagattTTACATCAGGGGGggtagtccctccatccagatgtgttttctcaggttgttcagatgtggggtctttcagaaatagatctgatggcttctcatctaaacaaggaacttcccaggtacctgttcaggtccagggatcctcaggcggaagcagtagatgcgttgatacttccttggtgttatcaacctgcttatatttttccccttctttagtttttcttccaagagtgatctttaaaatcatcatggagcaatcgtttgtgctgctggtggctccagcatggcctcacaggttttggtatgcggatcttgttcggatatccagttgccaaccttggccacttctattaAGGCTGGAACTTCTGTTTCAAAGTCCGTTTTTTTCCATCAAgatttcaaatctttaaatctgaaggtatggaaattgaacgcttagtgcttaatcatagaggtttctctgactttgggattaatactatgttgcaggctcgtaaatctgtttctagaaatatttattatcgagtttggaagacttacatttcatggtgtttctctcataaattctcttgacattcttttagaattcctagaattttacagtttcttcaggatagtttggataagggtttgtctgcaagttccttgaagggacaaatctctgctctttctgttttatttcacaggaagatttctaagcttcctgatattcactgttttgttaaggctttgattcatatcaagcctgttattaaatcaatctctccttcttggagttttaatttggttttgaaggctttacagactcatccatttgagcctatgcattctttggacatttaaatactttcttggaaagtgttgtttcttttggccatctcttctgctagaaatgtttctgaattatttgctctctcttgtgaatctcctttctgatttttcatcaggataaggcagttttgcggacttcatttaaattcttatctaaggttatgaattctaacaacattaatagagaaatatttgtcctttccttgtgtcctaatcctaagaattctttggagagattcttacattctttggatgtgttgaGAGCtcagaaatattatgttgaagctactaaagatttcaggaagacttctagtctttgttatcctttctggttccaggaaaggtcagaaggcttctgccgtttctttggcatcgtggttaaagctttttaactcatcacgcttatttggagtcgggtcaggccccgcctcagagaattacagctcattctactaggtcagtctctacttagtgggcttttaagaatgaagcttcagttgatcagatttgcaaaacagcaacttggtcttctttgcatacatttactaaattctaccattttgatgtatttgcttctttgaaagcagtttttggtagaaaagttcttcaggcagctgtttcagtttgattcttctgcttattatttaatttttttcctttcatttatgagaataaacttatatttgggttgtggattaatttttttcagcgaaatggctgtttttattttatccctccctctctagtgactcttgcgtgaggttccacttcttgggtattgctatcccatacgtcactagctcatggactcttgcccattacatgaaagaaaaaataatttatgtaagagcttacctgataaattcatttctttcatattggcaagagtccatgaggctcacccttttttatggtggttatgatttttttgtataaagcacaattatttccaaatttctttgttgatgctttttactcctttcttttttaccccacttcttggctattcgttaaactgaattgtgggtgtggtgaggggtgcatttataggcattttgaggtttgggaaactttgcctctcctggtaggattgtatatcccatacgtcattagctcatggacttttgccaatatgaaagaaattaatttatcaggtaagttcttacataaattatgtttttttattggcagaacagaagtgaacaagttttagttaagtctccactccagcttaataTGAAATGGGAAGATGAAGTTTGAAAAAAACATCACAATATGGCGTGTGGGTATATACAAGTATcagtttaagtattggtgcatttgcacgagtgccagtacttggtatcggtaccgatactagtatcggtgcaaccctaaaattatatatatatatatatatatatatatatataatgtgtgtgtgtgtgtataaagaaatgcactctcaggatttttatttagactatgtatatatttattctgaCAATATCAAAATGTAATTTGCAGAAGATCATTGTCGACTTTTCGGCTCCtatatgagccttcttcaagacaaaatttATCTAGAAAaggaacataaaaaagaaaaaaactaacaaaatgtAATTAGTGATAACAAACAACAAAAACACCCAACACTATGACTACACTAGATACAATTTAATTTACAATTACTACTGGATAAATTGTAACTCTGTCTGACCGAGAGGCCATGCACACTCAGCCAGTCAATGTTGTAAAATCACCAGAACTCGAGTATAAAACAGGACTAACAGCTCTTTGCCATGATGTACCGGCCACACAGGAGGCAGATTTCAGCCTATCCAGTTAAACTTATCCAACAAACTTGCAATTATACAGAGACTAGGTTTATAAATTACTGAGGAGATTGGTAATACACCTTCCATATTCAGTGGAGAATCATGCATACTGTATAGCTAGCTACATCCGGACTGACCAATCATGGAAACTACCAAACAAATTAGCACAATAAAATATTTCTGACCACAGATTTATATTGAGTCTTGTATAAATAGAAGTAGGATTCTCCCATTGGTAGAGGTCTGCTCTTACTGCATTGTTGACTTAGATTGTTTTGGATGACGGTCTTTCTTATATGCTTTTATTTGCGGGTATCGAGACATGAGTAATTGTGTTTTATCTCTGAATGGTTTTGTCTCATCTTATGCATTGGCCAAGTGTTCAGAGGATATCTAGCACTAATGTATTTAGGCATGCATAGCGATTATTATGCGGTAGGTGACTTGCTACCAGGCAATATTTTATTGTGCTAATTTGTTTGGTAGTTTCCATGTTTGGCCAACGGCTAattgacaattatatatatatatatatatatatatacacacacacacacacacatatacacagctgtgctcataagtttacaaacCCTGGCAGAATttctgatttcttggccatttttcagagaatatgaatgataacacaaaaacttttctttcactcatggttagtgtttggctgaaatgTTTAAGGGGTTTATAGTGTCTATAGTGCTGGACTTTGCCTCTCCAAAATGCTTTTGCCTCTCCAAAATACTGTCCTCCTCCTGGACAGAGAGAATGAGAATagagcaaagatttttttttttttttgggggggggcgctAAATAAGCTCAAAGCGTTTAAAGATAGGGATATGATCACTCTTCTTatatttttgtgataaataaaaacctttatatattttattttatacttagtATAGTCTCAAAATGTAACCGATTTTCCCCACTCCTCAAATTAGGTGTTGCAATAATGTCATAAATATTTAAACACTTATGAGCTTCTTTTTTTGAAATTTCTATTTTTGTTAGGAATATATTCACTCTTTATatagatactcgtcgacttacaacctatgcgacttatgaccatccatacttacgaccatgtgtcgtactgcagacagcagtgcttgtgtgcaggccatacgagagtgactgtcataagcagcagcagcagccttcgcatgtgtcgcagcctctcaccatgttgcagtccaaaatacctgtgatgtgtagcagcagacctatctgcctaaaccctacattagaccattttatttacatgccgtagatatatcgtccgacttacgtccaaatcgtcttacgaccggacggtcagaacgtaatgcggtcgtaagtcgacgactaCCTGGTATATATATGTAATGATAAAaacctctatgtgtttaatttgTACTTAGTATAGTCGTTATATTAATGTTACTAATGTATGCTTTTCTCTTTTAGGgcataacaataaatatatttaaattctgATGTGACCAATTTTCACTGCTCCTcaatttatgttttaaaatagtGTCATAAATATTGGAATATTGAATCACTCACGGGCTTCTGTTTATGAAGCTACTATTTCTGTGTTGCAGTGATGTCTTAAATTTATAAACACTCTCTAATTACTATTTGGAATGAAGGAAGCAAGAGAATGTAACAATTTAAAAAGATACTTTTACTTAAAACCGCttaaacaatataaaacatacaatttatagACTTATGCTAAAGTTTATATATAGCAATAattctaaaattaattttttttttaaaatgtgctcaTTTCAAATGAGACCTATATTACATTGGCATTGAAAAACAGATTAAAGCATATACCTAAATACAAGTAATTACGTAATACGAATTCTCCTTTAGGAAGAAGACTTCATATTTTCAACTAAACACATTGTATAgtatttggctgaagccatttattatcaatcaactgtgtttactcgttTTAAATCATGACAACAGACACTACCcacatgaccctgatcaaaagtttaaataccctggtgattttggcctgataacatgcacacaagttgacacaaaggggtttgaatggctattaatggtaaccatcctcacctgtgatctgtttgcttgtaattagtgtgtgtgtataaaaggtcaatgagtttctggactccttacagacccttgcatcttttatccagtgctgcactgacgtttctggattctgagtcatggggaaagaaaaagaattgtcaaaggatctttgggaaaaaggtagttgaactgtataaaacaggagagggatatacaaagatatccaaggaattgagaatgcaaatcagaagttcaaactctaatcaagaagtggaaaatgaggcgttctgtttgataacatactgcattcatcttgccatcatggttacctttaatagccattcaaacccatttgtgtcaacttgtgtgcatgttatcaggccaaaatcaccagggtatgtaaacttttgatcagggtcatttggctagtttctgttgtcattatgatttaaaaagagtaaacacagttgactgataataaatggctttagccaaacactaaccatgagtgaaagaaaagtttgtgttatcattcatattctttgaaaaatggccaagaaatcataaattctgccagggtatgtaaacttatgagcacaactgtacatacacacatatacacaaatttatcattttatattgccatcttaaagtgtttaatgtccctttaaagcttcgataaactttgaaaaagaaatATAGTTTGTAATAAATGAACAAATGGACTTGGTGCGTGCTAATCTTCTGTCCTGTCTTTGCAGCTCTGTCACTTTATATGCTAATCCTGTTTGAGATCGAAACAGGAATAGCTAGCGCATGTATCCTTGCCTCAGGTGCCATTTTTATGGTAATTACTGTCGCCCACACGACACACAGAGCATCTCAGGCTGCCCAGCAGAGGCACAACCAACTGCCCAGCACCCTCTTTGAAAACGACTCTGCACCTGAAGGAGAGCTGAATGACTCCACTCACTCGGATTGCAACAATGCTAAGGACATCTCACCAGTACGTCCACGCCCAGAGATCCACAGAGAGTTTTCTTACCCACCCTTCCTCCAGCAGCAACAGAAACTCCAGAGACCATCTCCAGGATTATGTAATATGACTTGCTTGGGGAATGAGAATGAAATCCCAGGCCACAGCACAGGAATGGAACGTTATAACATCCCCAGAATGCAACGGACGCTGTCTGCAGAATCTGGGCTTATACCGCCTCAACCCAAACAATGGAATGGGCTACATCAGGAGATGAGACCTGTTATAACAAGAAAACCAGGTGTCGTGGGGAAAGATTCAACCCTTGTATAAAGGCCAACTCACCTCTAAAAACGACATTGTATTATATGCAAATCATAAGATGCAGGTGACGAATGATAAAATCCTTCTGTAATAGCCAGCGAGTATACTCACTGAAAGTCAAAAGATTTGCTTTGCAATAAACACTGACTGGTCTCCTGACTTGTACTGCCTATCCTAATTTTAAGTCAAGAAAATATGGGACCATAGAGCCTGGTGACATGCTTTCTGTTTTTAAACCTAAGCCTATAACCATTATTCTCTACCCTACAATTAATGGCTAACTTGTTGGGGCATAAATGAGAGACAGTTGTTCTTAGGATAAATCCTAAAGGAAAGAGAGCCATAGCTCAAAATATTTTGTTCGGACACCT from Bombina bombina isolate aBomBom1 chromosome 2, aBomBom1.pri, whole genome shotgun sequence harbors:
- the TMEM221 gene encoding transmembrane protein 221, which encodes MSSQYSQQSLTVLSLFGILAGIMASLSVILIFQVQDTVKKAQYPAGLDPEASEVLLQASAVFASLCLALNASCLLLCLLQTYHTAEACRDDPESGRGDWFLLANRSIRQSAIYMFCLGICLYLGALSLYMLILFEIETGIASACILASGAIFMVITVAHTTHRASQAAQQRHNQLPSTLFENDSAPEGELNDSTHSDCNNAKDISPVRPRPEIHREFSYPPFLQQQQKLQRPSPGLCNMTCLGNENEIPGHSTGMERYNIPRMQRTLSAESGLIPPQPKQWNGLHQEMRPVITRKPGVVGKDSTLV